One Mycolicibacterium doricum genomic window, CCGTACCATGGCCCCGTGACTTCTACGGTGACGCAGCAGGCGGCGAGCGGGCTGGCAGCGACGGCGCGCACCTATCAGGTCCGCACCTACGGCTGTCAGATGAACGTGCACGACTCCGAGCGGTTGGCCGGTCTGCTGGAGTCGGCGGGCTACCGGCGCGCCGCTGACGGCACCGACGCCGACGTGGTGGTATTCAACACATGTGCGGTGCGGGAGAACGCCGACAACAAGCTCTACGGCAACCTGTCGCACCTCGCGCCGCGCAAACAGTCCGAACCGCGGATGCAGATCGCCGTGGGCGGTTGCCTGGCCCAGAAGGACCGCGAGGCGGTGCTTCGCCGTGCCCCGTGGGTGGACGTCGTGTTCGGCACCCACAACATCGGCGCGCTGCCGACACTGCTCGACCGAGCCCGGCACAACCGCGCCGCGCAGGTCGAAATCGCCGAGGCGCTACAGGAATTCCCGTCGACGCTGCCTGCCGCGCGCGAATCCGCGTACGCCGGGTGGGTGTCGATCTCGGTGGGCTGCAACAACACCTGCACGTTCTGCATCGTTCCGTCGTTGCGTGGCAAGGAGGTCGACCGGCGGCCCGGCGATGTCCTCGCCGAAATCCAGACGCTGGTCGACCAGGGCGTGCTCGAGGTGACGCTGCTGGGGCAGAACGTGAACGCCTACGGCGTGTCGTTCGCCGATCCCGATCTGCCCCGCAACCGCGGCGCGTTCGGCGAACTGCTGCGCGCCTGCGGGTCGATCGACGGGCTCGAACGCGTGCGGTTCACCTCGCCGCATCCGGCGGAGTTCACCGACGACGTGATCGAGGCGATGGCCGAGACGCCGAATGTCTGCCCCGCACTGCACATGCCGCTGCAGTCCGGATCCGACCGGATCCTGCGTGCCATGCGCCGGTCCTACCGCGCGGAGAAGTACCTGGGGATCATCGACCGGGTGCGCGCGGCGATCCCCGACGCGGCCATCACCACCGATCTGATCGTCGGCTTTCCCGGCGAGACAGAGGAAGACTTCCATGCCACCCTCGACGTGGTGGCCGCTTCGCGGTTCACCAGCGCCTTCACCTTCCAGTACTCCAAGCGGCCCGGAACGCCCGCCGCCGACATGCCCGGACAGCTCCCGAAAGCCGTTGTGAGCGAACGTTATCAGCGCCTCATCGAGCTGCAGGAGAAGATCTCGCTCGAGGAGAACCTAGCCCAGGTGGGCCGTACGCTAGAACTGCTGGTGGCCACCGGCGAGGGCCGCAAGGACGCGGCCACCGCCAGGATGTCCGGCCGCGCCCGCGACGGGAGGCTGGTACATTTCGCGCCCGGCCACGCCGACATCCGGCCCGGTGACGTCGTCACCACCACGGTCACCGGCGCCGCCCCGCACCACCTCATCGCCGACGGTGCCTTGTTGACCCATCGACGCACCCGCGCCGGCGACGCCCACGCGGGCGGGCTGCGGCCGCGCACCGGGGTGGGGTTGGGCATCCCGGGCATCGGCGCGCCTGCACCGGTCCGGGCGACGGCCGGATGTGCACGATGAGTGCCCCCGACGGATTCGAGTCGTACAAGGGCGACATCGAAGAGGTCGAACGCAAGGTAGCAGGCGAGTTCGACCCCGGCGCCCGCGCCCTGGTGGTGGCCGCCCTGGTCTTCCTCGTGCTGCTGTCGTTCGTGTTGCCGCACGCCGGCGGCGCCAGGGGCTTCGACGTGCTGGCCGGCACCGACGCCGCCGCCAGTGCGGGGATCTCGCTGCCGTCACGGGTGTTCGCCGTCCTGGCGATCGTGTTCTCCGTCGGGTTCTCCATCCTTGCGCTGCTCACCCGACGCTGGGCGATCGCCTGGGTGGCGCTGGCCGGTTCCGCGGTGGCCAGCGCGCTCGGCATGCTCGCGGTGTGGTCCCGCCAGACCGCGGCCGCGCCCTATCCGGGACCGGGGATCGGCCTGGTGATCGGCTGGCTTGCGGTGATCGTGCTCACCTTCCACTGGGCCCGGTTGGTCTGGACGCGCACCGCTGTGCAGCTGGCCGCCGAGCAGGAGCGCCGCCGCCGCGCCGCGGAGAACCAGGGCAAGGGCCTAATGGACCTGGGTGGCGAGCGTCGCGACGACCCGGAACCCCCGGCCGACTGATCCCTGGGCGAACCCGTCAGGTCCGCCGCTTGCCCAGCGCCTCGACGGCGGCGTAGGCCCACTGCCGCCACTGTTCGGCATTCGCACGGGCCTGTTCGGCGTCCTTGGTCCGGCCCGCGGCCTGCGCCTTCTCCGCCTGACGCTCGTATTGCTCGGCGCGTACCCGGAACTGATCGGCGCGGGCCTGCGCTTCGGGATCGATCGAGTTCGACGATGCTGCGTCGCGAACCCGCTTCTCCACCGCGCGCAGGCGGCGTTCGAACTCGGCACCCCGCTCACGGGGCACCTTGCCGATGGCGTCCCACTTCTCACCGATCGCGCGGAACGCGGCGCGGGCCGCGTCCGGGTTGGAGGTGTCGATCTGTTCGGCCTGTGCGAGCAGGGCCTCCTTGGCGGCGGCGTTCGCCTTGAACTCCGCGTCACGTTCGGCGGTGGCGGCGTTGCGTGCCGAGAAGAAGACATCCTGCGCCGCCTTGAACCGCTGCCACAGGGCGTCGTCGACGTCCTTGGCGGCCCGGCCCGCCGCCTTCCACTCCGCCAGCAGGTCACGGAAGGCGGCGCTCGTCGCACCCCACTCTTCGGATCTCGACAGTTCCTCGGCGCGTTCGCAGAGCGCCTCCTTGGCCTGCCGCGCACCCGCGCGGCCCCGGTCGAGTTCGGCGAAGTGCGACCCGCGCCGCCGGTTGAACGTCTCGCGGGCCGCCGAATAGCGCTTCCACAGCGCGTCGTCGGTCTTGCGGTCCAGGCCAGTGATCGTGCGCCACTCGTCGAGGATCTCCCGGAGCCGGTCGCCGGCCGTCTTCCACTGTGTGGAGTTGGCGGCGATGTCCTCGGCCTCCGCTGCCAAGGCCTGCTTGTGCGCCAGCTGCGCGGCACGTTGCTCGTCGCGGCGGGCGCGCTCCGCCTGGGCCTCCTCGTCGGCGTGTTCCGCGATCGCGGTCAGTCGCGCCGCCAGCGAGTCCACGTCACCGAGCACGTGTGCCTCCGGCAGGCTCTGGGCCAGTGCGGCGGCGGCGGATTTGATCTTGCGGGCATCGCCAGCGTGGGTGACCAACCGCTGCTCGAGCAGCACGACCTCGGTTTGCAGGTCGTCGAAGCGGCGCCCGAAGTGCGCGAACGCGGCCTCGGGCTCACCCGCCTGCCACGATCCGATGACCCGCTCACCCGATCCGGTGATCAGCCACACGGTGCCGTCGGGATCGACCCGTCCGAAACGGCGCGGGTCGCTGGCCGGTGGCGCCGCCACCGCAGGCACCGGCGTCACCCGGCCGGGTCGGGGCGCCGGCCCCGGCCGGGGCCCCGGCCGAGGAGAGGGCCCCGGCGCCGGACGTGGCGTCGCCTCGTTGTTTGCCTCCGAGGTCGCACCCGGTTCGCTGGTCGTCATCTCTGGTTCCTCGCACCCTCCGCGCGGTGGACCGCGCACTGCCGCGCAACGCGGCGCCTTCGCCTGCTGGTTTGAGCCTGTTGATACCGAACGGTATGCCTGGCTGTCGAAGGCTATTGAAACAGGTCGGTAGAGGGTGTGCGCACACCTTCGGCGCGCCGGTTTGCGCCAGCGGCCGCCGTCCCGGCACGCTCGTGCCCTGACGACGACGAGGAGATGCGATGGCCAGGGCGGATATCGCCGCGCTGCTGGCACTCGGCGCCGCGTTGTTCATCGCGATCGGCGATGTCATCCACCAGCGCTCCGCGCACGAGGTGACCGACGAACCGGTCGGGCATCTCGAGCTGTTCTTCCGGCTGCTGCGCGACCGGCAGTGGTGGCTGGGCAGCACTGTCGCCGCCGTAGGGTTCGGTCTGCAGGCCGCTGCGCTCGGGCTGGGGTCGGTGCTGCTGGTGCAGGCGCTGCTGGTGACGTCGCTGCTGTTCGCGCTGCCGATCAACGCCCGTCTGACCGGCCGGCGGGTGACGCGCTGGGAATGGCTCTTCGCTGCCCTGCTCGCCGGCGCGGTGGCGGTGATCGTCACCGTCGGCAATCCCACCGCAGGACAGGCCCGCGCGTCCTGGGAGACCTGGATGGTGGTGATCGCCGTGCTGGTCCCGGCGCTGCTGATCTGCACCGTGGGGGCACGGATCTGGTCGGGCACGCGCAGTGCCGTGCTGCTGGCGCTGGTCTCCGGAGCGCTGTGGGGCGTCTTCGCCGTCCTCACCAAAGGTGTCGTCGACCGGCTCGACGACGGCCTGTGGGCGGTGTTGCAGATGCCCGAGCTCTACGCGCTCGCAGCCGTCGCGGTCGCCGGGACGGCCTGGCAGCAGGCGTCGTTCCGCTCCGGCGCCCTGACGGCGTCACTGCCGACGATGACGGTGGCCGAACCGGTGGTGGGATCGGTGCTCGGGGTGGTTGTTCTCGGGGAAACCATGCGCCCCGGTGAAGCAGGATGGATCACGTTGGTCGTCGCGGCCGCGGTGATGGTGCTCGCCACCGCCGCGCTGGCCCGTGGGGAAGCGGCCGGCGCGGAAGCCCGGCCCTCACTCGCGCACTAGTTTGGTCTCGTGCTCACCGCGATCGCCCTCGTGCCGTCCGCGCCGGTGATGGTCCCCGAACTGGCCGGCGGCGCGGCCGGGGAGCTGTCCGAGTTGCGCGCGGCGGTGGCATGCGGTGTCAGCGCGCTGCCCGACCGCTGGGTCGCGGTCGGCGTCGGCGCCGCTGACGAGGTGCTCATCCCACCCAGGACCGGAACCTTCGCCGGCTACGGCGTCGACGTGCGGGTGACGCTGTCGCCGGATGCCGCCGCCGAACCTGTCGAGCTGTCCCTGTGCGCGCTCATCACCGGATGGGTGCGCGGAGAATTCGCCGCGGACGCGGCCGCGGAAGTCCGCGTCTTCGCCGGCGACCTCGACGCCGGCACCGCGCTGACGCGGGGACGGGAGCTACGCGCGCTGATCGACGAGGCCGACGGGGACATCGGGGTGCTCGTGGTCGCCGACGGCTGCCACACCCTCACCCCGCCCGCCCCAGGCGGCTACGACCCGGATTCCGTCCATGTCCAGGCCGCCCTCGACGACGCGCTGGCCGCCGGCGACGCCGCCGCACTGGTCCGGCTACCGGGCTCGGTCGTCGGTCGAGTCGCCTATCAGGTGCTGGCCGGGCTGACCGGCTGCGCGCCCGGTGCGGCCGAGGGTTTCTACCGCGGGGCGCCATACGGGGTCGGCTACTTCGCCGGTCGCTGGACGCCATGAGGCCGCTGGCGATCGTCGGGCCGACCGGGACGGGAAAGTCGGCGCTCGCCCTGGACCTGGCCGAACGGCTCAGCGGCGAGAACGGCGTGGAGATCGTCAACGCCGACGCGATGCAACTCTACCGCGGGATGGACATCGGCACGGCGAAGCTACCGATCGGGCAGCGCCGCGGCATCCCACACCACCAACTCGATGTCCTCGACGTCACCGAGACCGCCTCGGTGGCGCGCTATCAGGCCGACGCGGCCCGCGACGTCGAGGCCATCGCCGCGCGCGGGGCGCTGCCGATGATCGTGGGCGGATCCATGATGTACGTCCAGGCCCTGCTCGACGACTGGGCGTTCCCCGCGACCGACCCGGCCGTACGCGCCAGATGGGAGCAGCGCCTCGCCGAGGTCGGTGTGGCGACGTTGCACCGTGAACTGGCCAAGGTCGACCCGGACGCCGCGGCCTCGATCCTGCCCACCGACGGGCGCCGCATCGTGCGGGCGCTGGAGGTGGTGGAACTCACGGGGCAGCCGTTCGCCGCGTCGGCACCCACCGTCGGCAGCCCGCGCTGGGATACGGCGATCATCGGCTTGGACTGGGAGACAACGGTTCTGGATGAACGGCTGGCCGAGCGCACCGACACGATGTTCGCCGAGGGGCTGGTCGCCGAGGTGGCCGGTCTGCTGGCGCGCGGTCTGCGGGAGGGCGTGACGGCGTCGCGGGCCCTGGGCTACGCCCAGGTGATCGCCGATCTCGACGCCGGCGGCGGCGGGTCGGCCGCGCGCGAACCCACGTTCGTCGGCACCCGCCGCTACGTGCGCAGACAGCGGTCGTGGTTCCGCCGCGACCACCGTGTGTGCTGGCTCGACGGTGCGTCGCCGGACAACGTCGACCACGCGCTGCGCGCATGGCGCGCCGTATCCTGACCGGGTGCAGTTCGCCAAGGGACACGGGACGCAGAACGACTTCGTGCTGCTGCCCGACCTCGACGCTCGGCTGTCCTTGGCGCCGGCCGTCGTCTCCGCCCTGTGCGACCGGCGCCGCGGACTGGGCGCCGACGGCGTGCTGCGGGTCACCACCGCAGGCGCGGCGATGTCGGCCGGCGTCTTCCCGCGGCTTCCCGAGGGCGTCGACGCTGGTGACTGGTACATGGACTACCGCAACGCCGACGGGTCGATCGCCCAGATGTGCGGCAACGGCGTACGAGTGTTCGCCCACTACCTGCGGGCAGCGGGCCTGGAGGCCCGCGACGAGTTCGTGGTCGGATCGTTGGCCGGCCCCCGCCCGGTCGTGCTGCACGGCTTCGACCCGGTGCA contains:
- the miaB gene encoding tRNA (N6-isopentenyl adenosine(37)-C2)-methylthiotransferase MiaB produces the protein MLCREPINPGPPYHGPVTSTVTQQAASGLAATARTYQVRTYGCQMNVHDSERLAGLLESAGYRRAADGTDADVVVFNTCAVRENADNKLYGNLSHLAPRKQSEPRMQIAVGGCLAQKDREAVLRRAPWVDVVFGTHNIGALPTLLDRARHNRAAQVEIAEALQEFPSTLPAARESAYAGWVSISVGCNNTCTFCIVPSLRGKEVDRRPGDVLAEIQTLVDQGVLEVTLLGQNVNAYGVSFADPDLPRNRGAFGELLRACGSIDGLERVRFTSPHPAEFTDDVIEAMAETPNVCPALHMPLQSGSDRILRAMRRSYRAEKYLGIIDRVRAAIPDAAITTDLIVGFPGETEEDFHATLDVVAASRFTSAFTFQYSKRPGTPAADMPGQLPKAVVSERYQRLIELQEKISLEENLAQVGRTLELLVATGEGRKDAATARMSGRARDGRLVHFAPGHADIRPGDVVTTTVTGAAPHHLIADGALLTHRRTRAGDAHAGGLRPRTGVGLGIPGIGAPAPVRATAGCAR
- a CDS encoding Rv2732c family membrane protein codes for the protein MCTMSAPDGFESYKGDIEEVERKVAGEFDPGARALVVAALVFLVLLSFVLPHAGGARGFDVLAGTDAAASAGISLPSRVFAVLAIVFSVGFSILALLTRRWAIAWVALAGSAVASALGMLAVWSRQTAAAPYPGPGIGLVIGWLAVIVLTFHWARLVWTRTAVQLAAEQERRRRAAENQGKGLMDLGGERRDDPEPPAD
- a CDS encoding DUF349 domain-containing protein, whose amino-acid sequence is MTTSEPGATSEANNEATPRPAPGPSPRPGPRPGPAPRPGRVTPVPAVAAPPASDPRRFGRVDPDGTVWLITGSGERVIGSWQAGEPEAAFAHFGRRFDDLQTEVVLLEQRLVTHAGDARKIKSAAAALAQSLPEAHVLGDVDSLAARLTAIAEHADEEAQAERARRDEQRAAQLAHKQALAAEAEDIAANSTQWKTAGDRLREILDEWRTITGLDRKTDDALWKRYSAARETFNRRRGSHFAELDRGRAGARQAKEALCERAEELSRSEEWGATSAAFRDLLAEWKAAGRAAKDVDDALWQRFKAAQDVFFSARNAATAERDAEFKANAAAKEALLAQAEQIDTSNPDAARAAFRAIGEKWDAIGKVPRERGAEFERRLRAVEKRVRDAASSNSIDPEAQARADQFRVRAEQYERQAEKAQAAGRTKDAEQARANAEQWRQWAYAAVEALGKRRT
- a CDS encoding DMT family transporter — translated: MARADIAALLALGAALFIAIGDVIHQRSAHEVTDEPVGHLELFFRLLRDRQWWLGSTVAAVGFGLQAAALGLGSVLLVQALLVTSLLFALPINARLTGRRVTRWEWLFAALLAGAVAVIVTVGNPTAGQARASWETWMVVIAVLVPALLICTVGARIWSGTRSAVLLALVSGALWGVFAVLTKGVVDRLDDGLWAVLQMPELYALAAVAVAGTAWQQASFRSGALTASLPTMTVAEPVVGSVLGVVVLGETMRPGEAGWITLVVAAAVMVLATAALARGEAAGAEARPSLAH
- a CDS encoding class III extradiol ring-cleavage dioxygenase family protein, with protein sequence MLTAIALVPSAPVMVPELAGGAAGELSELRAAVACGVSALPDRWVAVGVGAADEVLIPPRTGTFAGYGVDVRVTLSPDAAAEPVELSLCALITGWVRGEFAADAAAEVRVFAGDLDAGTALTRGRELRALIDEADGDIGVLVVADGCHTLTPPAPGGYDPDSVHVQAALDDALAAGDAAALVRLPGSVVGRVAYQVLAGLTGCAPGAAEGFYRGAPYGVGYFAGRWTP
- the miaA gene encoding tRNA (adenosine(37)-N6)-dimethylallyltransferase MiaA; this translates as MRPLAIVGPTGTGKSALALDLAERLSGENGVEIVNADAMQLYRGMDIGTAKLPIGQRRGIPHHQLDVLDVTETASVARYQADAARDVEAIAARGALPMIVGGSMMYVQALLDDWAFPATDPAVRARWEQRLAEVGVATLHRELAKVDPDAAASILPTDGRRIVRALEVVELTGQPFAASAPTVGSPRWDTAIIGLDWETTVLDERLAERTDTMFAEGLVAEVAGLLARGLREGVTASRALGYAQVIADLDAGGGGSAAREPTFVGTRRYVRRQRSWFRRDHRVCWLDGASPDNVDHALRAWRAVS